In one window of Flavobacteriales bacterium DNA:
- a CDS encoding DUF1573 domain-containing protein, with the protein MRIIALIILKTLLFAGFSFAQSAEFKFEDDVYKFGKVSEDSLLSFDYHFINSGDAPLIIQDIKVTCGCTVPTWPKAPIPPGGKGTIRVTFDTSGKIAYQERTLEVHSNARKSPYKLKFKGTVLNKKKG; encoded by the coding sequence ATGCGAATTATCGCACTGATCATATTGAAGACCCTGCTATTCGCAGGGTTTTCTTTTGCCCAATCCGCTGAGTTCAAGTTTGAGGATGATGTGTACAAATTCGGCAAAGTGTCGGAGGATAGTCTTCTTTCCTTCGACTACCACTTTATCAATTCCGGCGATGCACCATTGATCATCCAGGACATCAAGGTGACCTGCGGATGTACCGTACCCACCTGGCCGAAAGCTCCCATTCCTCCCGGAGGGAAAGGCACGATCCGTGTCACCTTTGACACGAGTGGCAAGATCGCCTACCAGGAGCGGACATTGGAAGTCCATTCCAACGCCCGAAAATCTCCATACAAACTAAAGTTCAAGGGAACGGTTCTGAACAAAAAGAAAGGGTAA